In Aythya fuligula isolate bAytFul2 chromosome 14, bAytFul2.pri, whole genome shotgun sequence, the following proteins share a genomic window:
- the DUSP1 gene encoding dual specificity protein phosphatase 1, translating to MVNLRVCALECEALRGLLQERAAQCLVLDCRSFFSFNAAHIRGSCNVRLSTIVRRRAKGALALEHVVPNEELRSRLRQGLVHTVVLLDERSADLELPKRDSTLLLALGTLCREARGARICFLKGGYEAFSAACSELCTKPAAPTGLSLPLSASSAPGSADSGCSSCGTPLYDQGGPVEILPFLYLGSAYHASRKDMLDALGITALINVSANCPNHFEGHYQYKSIPVEDNHKADISSWFNEAIDFIDSVKNDGGRVFVHCQAGISRSATICLAYLMRTNRVKLDEAFEFVKQRRSIISPNFSFMGQLLQFESQVLAPNCSAEAGSPAMSVLDRGASTTTVFNFPVSIPVHTSSSALSYLQSPITTSPSC from the exons ATGGTGAACCTGCGGGTGTGCGCGCTGGAGTGCGAGGCGCTgcgggggctgctgcaggagcgcGCCGCGCAGTGCCTGGTGCTGGACTGCcgctccttcttctccttcaaCGCGGCGCACATCCGCGGCTCCTGCAACGTGCGCCTCAGCACCATCGTCCGCCGCCGGGCTAAGGGAGCCCTAGCCCTGGAGCACGTCGTCCCCAACGAGGAGCTCCGCTCCCGCCTGCGCCAGGGGCTGGTGCACACCGTGGTGCTGCTGGACGAGCGCAGCGCCGACCTGGAGCTGCCCAAGAGGgacagcaccctgctgctggccctcgGCACCCTCTGCAGGGAAGCCCGTGGTGCCCGCATCTGCTTTCTCAAGG GAGGTTACGAAGCTTTCTCGGCCGCCTGCTCCGAGCTGTGCACCAAGCCGGCCGCCCCCACCGGACTCAGCCTCCCCCTGAGCGCCAGCAGCGCCCCCGGCAGCGCCGACTCGGGGTGCAGCTCCTGCGGCACCCCTCTGTACGATCAG GGTGGCCCCGTGGAAATCCTGCCGTTCCTCTACCTGGGCAGCGCGTACCATGCCTCCCGGAAAGACATGCTGGATGCCTTGGGGATCACGGCGCTGATCAATGTCTCAGCCAACTGCCCCAACCACTTCGAAGGGCACTACCAGTACAAGAGTATCCCGGTGGAGGACAATCACAAGGCGGATATCAGCTCCTGGTTTAATGAGGCGATTGATTTCATAG aCTCTGTTAAAAACGATGGAGGAAGGGTGTTTGTGCACTGCCAGGCTGGCATTTCCCGGTCAGCGACCATCTGCCTTGCTTATCTCATGAGGACCAACAGAGTCAAGCTGGATGAAGCCTTTGAGTTTGTGAAGCAGAGAAGGAGCATCATCTCCCCAAACTTCAGCTtcatggggcagctgctccagtttGAGTCGCAGGTCCTTGCCCCCAACTGCTCAGCAGAAGCCGGGAGCCCCGCTATGTCAGTATTGGACAGAGGAGCATCGACCACCACAGTCTTTAACTTCCCAGTCTCCATCCCTGTTCACACCTCGTCCAGTGCTTTAAGCTACCTTCAGAGTCCCATCACCACTTCCCCGAGCTGCTGA